One genomic region from Rhizobium rosettiformans encodes:
- a CDS encoding PAS domain-containing protein, with the protein MSDDRVTSESYPANASTAELERLRDEVARLQRLEEGWRRALDGSNQAAWSFDVVREEFLCCSNWRRIRGIPDDEVLQMDTVHWIETVHPEDRSHVLQALEDQNSGRKAFSVFQYREMHRSGRWIWIESRGSIMEWQPDGKAARVVGTDADITDRKHSEQKLEDLSRKLNLAIEVAEIGLFEADLINGQVVRVACPHGVIRLEC; encoded by the coding sequence TTGTCTGACGATCGAGTCACATCTGAGAGCTATCCGGCCAACGCGTCGACCGCGGAGCTGGAACGTCTGAGGGACGAAGTGGCTCGTCTGCAGCGCCTGGAAGAAGGATGGCGACGAGCGCTTGACGGCTCAAACCAGGCCGCCTGGTCGTTCGATGTGGTCAGGGAGGAGTTCCTATGTTGCAGCAATTGGCGACGGATCCGCGGGATTCCGGACGACGAAGTGTTGCAGATGGACACGGTTCATTGGATCGAGACCGTACATCCCGAAGACCGCAGCCATGTGCTTCAAGCTCTCGAAGACCAGAACTCAGGTCGCAAAGCCTTCAGCGTCTTTCAATATCGTGAAATGCATCGTAGCGGTCGTTGGATCTGGATCGAGAGTCGCGGATCGATCATGGAGTGGCAGCCGGATGGCAAGGCGGCGCGCGTTGTCGGTACCGATGCAGACATCACCGACCGCAAACACTCCGAGCAGAAGCTCGAGGATCTCTCCCGAAAGCTTAATCTCGCGATAGAGGTCGCAGAGATCGGACTATTCGAAGCAGATCTCATTAATGGTCAGGTCGTGAGAGTGGCCTGCCCCCATGGGGTGATCCGGTTGGAATGTTAG
- a CDS encoding TadE/TadG family type IV pilus assembly protein — protein sequence MTFIRDQRGNVAIMFALTIPIPIVLCGGALDIARHELLRIKLQDAVDRGVLAAASLTQTQDFDKTVAEYVNALDFGDEVKLTKNGDVSLNARKVSVVAEHDMPTYFLPLIGIDQLKVSAVAEAREAKRNIELSLMLDMSGSMITNDRIGKLKKAAKSFIDQVLTAETREHTTISIVPYAGQVNIGEKVFDKLRGNTPRTHNYSSCFTLTAADHSGSAPNFSTRSQVLHYTQWNYGRKDMNWWWCPDETTSVTYHSNNATTLKNRIDSMVMHDGTGTHHAMQWGFWLLDPGSKKITEAAVKAGAMAEKFKDRPVAFEDGETAKYIVLMTDGAISEQYSPNDPNRDPFKLAPSNKRDYTSGEAVKRFEAACSQAKSKGIVVFTIGFEIDATAQKQMTGCASSPAHFYNVSGLAIEDAFKSISTTLNKLRLTQ from the coding sequence GTGACATTCATCAGGGATCAGCGTGGTAACGTCGCAATAATGTTTGCGCTTACGATCCCGATTCCGATCGTCCTATGTGGCGGCGCGTTGGACATTGCTCGGCATGAACTGCTGCGGATTAAACTGCAGGATGCGGTTGATCGTGGTGTGCTTGCCGCGGCTTCTCTAACTCAGACACAAGATTTCGACAAAACGGTCGCTGAATACGTGAATGCGCTTGACTTCGGCGATGAGGTCAAGCTCACCAAGAATGGCGACGTCTCACTGAATGCGCGTAAGGTTTCAGTGGTCGCCGAACATGACATGCCGACATATTTCCTGCCGCTTATCGGGATTGACCAGCTCAAGGTGTCAGCTGTCGCAGAGGCGCGTGAAGCCAAGCGAAACATCGAGCTGTCCCTAATGCTCGACATGTCTGGCTCCATGATTACGAATGACCGTATCGGCAAGCTGAAGAAGGCCGCGAAGAGCTTCATTGATCAAGTGCTGACAGCGGAAACACGTGAGCACACGACTATCAGCATTGTCCCGTATGCAGGACAAGTGAACATCGGCGAGAAAGTCTTTGACAAACTGAGGGGAAACACGCCGCGGACACACAATTACAGCTCCTGCTTCACTCTGACGGCTGCCGACCACAGTGGGTCGGCACCGAACTTCAGCACACGGTCGCAGGTGCTGCATTACACCCAGTGGAACTATGGCCGGAAGGACATGAACTGGTGGTGGTGTCCCGATGAAACGACCTCGGTTACCTATCACTCGAACAATGCGACAACCCTCAAGAACCGCATTGATAGCATGGTCATGCATGATGGGACGGGTACACACCACGCGATGCAGTGGGGCTTCTGGCTTCTTGACCCAGGTTCTAAAAAGATCACCGAAGCCGCTGTGAAGGCAGGTGCCATGGCCGAGAAGTTCAAGGACCGGCCGGTAGCCTTTGAGGACGGTGAGACGGCCAAATACATCGTCTTGATGACCGACGGGGCGATTTCCGAGCAATACAGCCCCAACGACCCTAACCGGGATCCTTTCAAGCTGGCGCCCTCCAACAAGCGTGATTACACGTCAGGCGAAGCGGTTAAGCGTTTTGAGGCTGCCTGCAGCCAAGCCAAGTCGAAGGGAATCGTTGTGTTCACGATCGGCTTTGAGATTGACGCCACGGCTCAAAAGCAGATGACGGGCTGCGCCAGTTCGCCTGCGCACTTCTACAATGTAAGTGGGCTCGCGATTGAGGATGCCTTCAAGTCCATTTCTACGACGCTCAACAAATTGCGGCTGACACAATGA
- a CDS encoding TadE/TadG family type IV pilus assembly protein has translation MIGAGLKLPHCLTRYLKNREGASAIEFAIVGPLFLSLLFSAIEMGWVMTQSMMLESAVNRTARSMQINANSITAIDFKKAVCAHAIVLKDCEANLNVELSPVATKADIPTDATPCVDRVKNTVPVTNFKSGKGNEIVFGRACVVVNVLTPGIGVALSLPVDASGGLRLTARFAFVTEAI, from the coding sequence ATGATCGGGGCGGGTCTTAAGTTGCCGCATTGTCTGACACGATACCTTAAGAACCGGGAAGGCGCGAGCGCAATCGAGTTCGCAATCGTTGGACCACTCTTTCTCTCGCTCTTGTTTTCAGCAATCGAGATGGGCTGGGTGATGACGCAGTCGATGATGCTTGAATCGGCCGTCAATCGCACGGCGCGATCCATGCAAATCAACGCAAATTCCATCACCGCCATAGACTTCAAAAAGGCTGTGTGTGCACATGCGATCGTGCTGAAGGACTGCGAAGCGAACCTCAATGTCGAGCTCTCACCTGTTGCCACGAAGGCGGACATTCCAACCGACGCCACTCCATGCGTCGACCGGGTGAAAAACACGGTTCCGGTGACCAACTTCAAGTCTGGCAAGGGCAACGAAATTGTCTTCGGTCGCGCATGTGTCGTCGTCAACGTTTTGACACCTGGTATCGGAGTGGCTCTATCCCTTCCGGTTGATGCCTCCGGAGGGCTCCGACTGACTGCCAGATTTGCTTTCGTCACGGAGGCCATTTAA
- a CDS encoding TadE/TadG family type IV pilus assembly protein, translated as MKRLWHDKSGTAGIEFALLIPVLILLFIGSITLFDLYRQYWRQVQSTHIVSDLISRETTVDEKYLTKIYDIYSGLLNGGAAAQAIRISSIASNGKSVSAAWSVTKGDGKTLPKQDLTKVEFPTMTKTETVILVETIGTNAAFSAYLGFAEMTFLQHAFARPRFVSAIVKN; from the coding sequence ATGAAGCGGCTCTGGCATGACAAGAGCGGTACAGCCGGGATCGAGTTCGCCCTGCTGATCCCGGTGCTCATCCTGCTTTTTATCGGCTCCATCACGCTGTTCGACCTGTACCGCCAGTACTGGCGCCAGGTTCAAAGCACCCACATCGTGTCAGACCTGATTTCGCGTGAGACGACGGTGGATGAGAAGTATCTGACAAAAATCTACGACATCTATTCTGGGCTTCTTAACGGCGGGGCGGCGGCTCAGGCTATCCGCATCTCTAGCATTGCGTCGAACGGGAAGTCAGTTTCCGCAGCCTGGTCCGTGACCAAAGGCGATGGGAAAACCCTGCCAAAGCAGGATCTGACAAAAGTCGAATTTCCAACGATGACGAAGACGGAGACGGTTATTCTCGTGGAGACGATCGGGACCAACGCTGCCTTCAGCGCATATTTGGGCTTTGCGGAGATGACTTTCCTTCAGCACGCCTTTGCGCGACCCAGATTTGTGTCGGCGATCGTGAAGAATTAG
- a CDS encoding sensor histidine kinase, producing the protein MTILLAVSRLIDAINGAIGRWVSWLLLAAVLISAGNAVIRKVFDISSNAWLELQWYLYGTVAYRTVEGTPFIAVAAADYTFLMHSFWQTLLMLSLVALVIVGGAGTAGWWIAHLLRAQEKQSRQLADALEANELLLREIHHRVKNNLQSVVSLVRLQMRGSEGFDALNSRIKSMIAVHEQIYKHDAYAAIDASELVRAVVSEALAAHDARFKVKYDLYPQLVSAEKATAFALIVNEVVTNAVKYAYPSNHAGDLDIGLSAPFADGTTTLTISDRGAGFDPSTVKSGTGTRLIDGAVRQLAGKFSFEAQGGTHFTATLKLA; encoded by the coding sequence ATGACAATCCTGTTGGCTGTTTCCCGGCTGATCGACGCGATCAACGGGGCCATCGGGCGCTGGGTTTCCTGGCTGCTCCTGGCCGCCGTTCTGATCAGCGCCGGCAATGCCGTCATTCGCAAGGTCTTCGACATCTCGTCGAACGCCTGGCTCGAACTGCAATGGTATCTCTATGGCACAGTGGCTTACCGCACAGTCGAAGGCACGCCATTCATCGCCGTTGCTGCGGCGGATTACACCTTTCTTATGCACTCGTTCTGGCAAACTCTGCTCATGCTGAGCCTGGTGGCTCTCGTCATCGTCGGCGGCGCAGGCACAGCCGGCTGGTGGATCGCACACCTTCTGCGCGCTCAAGAGAAGCAATCGCGGCAGCTGGCTGATGCGCTCGAAGCGAACGAACTTCTACTTCGAGAGATCCACCATCGCGTCAAAAACAACCTGCAATCAGTCGTGTCGCTCGTCCGGCTACAGATGAGAGGATCAGAGGGCTTCGACGCACTGAACAGCCGGATCAAATCCATGATCGCTGTCCACGAACAGATCTATAAGCATGATGCCTATGCTGCCATTGACGCAAGTGAGCTTGTTCGCGCCGTCGTCTCCGAAGCGCTTGCCGCTCATGATGCTCGATTTAAGGTAAAATACGATTTATACCCTCAGCTCGTTTCAGCAGAGAAAGCCACGGCCTTCGCGCTGATCGTGAACGAGGTTGTCACGAATGCGGTCAAATACGCATATCCGTCCAACCATGCAGGGGATCTCGACATCGGTTTGTCGGCACCATTCGCGGACGGCACAACAACCCTTACAATTTCTGACCGTGGTGCAGGTTTCGACCCGTCAACTGTTAAGTCTGGAACAGGAACGCGGCTGATTGACGGTGCTGTCAGACAGCTTGCAGGCAAGTTCAGTTTCGAGGCGCAAGGTGGAACGCACTTTACCGCGACGTTGAAGCTCGCGTGA
- a CDS encoding ArsR/SmtB family transcription factor — protein MNMLALNVMPLSFTGPLESDLERTASVFSTLANSIRLAIFCRIIEREWSVNELADDIGLSQSALSQHLRKLRDAKVVKTRRDRQTVYYRCDDARVLDLLTQTGLIGSP, from the coding sequence ATGAACATGCTGGCTCTCAACGTTATGCCACTCAGTTTTACCGGTCCTCTAGAGAGTGATCTGGAGCGGACAGCATCCGTCTTCTCAACCCTGGCAAACTCAATCAGGCTCGCCATTTTTTGCCGGATAATCGAGCGGGAATGGTCAGTGAACGAACTGGCTGATGACATCGGCCTCAGCCAATCCGCGCTCTCTCAACATCTACGTAAGCTGCGAGACGCCAAAGTGGTGAAAACGCGCCGCGACCGGCAAACCGTCTATTATCGCTGTGATGATGCCAGGGTTCTCGACCTGTTGACCCAAACTGGTCTTATCGGCTCTCCCTAG
- a CDS encoding GGDEF domain-containing protein produces the protein MAWVEEEVHRSETATDSELQLSDGRWVCKSISMLETGGWVTLYSDISEQKAAAQLLERLATRDSLTDLANRRVFDRTLETVFDTAKKTAENLSLMMIDVDHFKTFNDTYGHPAGDKALQRISAVLQASCRAGLDLVARYGGEEFAVILPGASLEECSAIAERMIVAVRDLHIPHAASPSFEIRVSIGVAEMRDDMVNSRELVERCDQALYEAKSAGRDTVRSWAGAQLSDRQSRRVSA, from the coding sequence TTGGCCTGGGTCGAGGAGGAAGTCCACCGCAGTGAGACGGCAACAGATTCTGAACTTCAACTGAGCGATGGCCGGTGGGTATGCAAGTCGATCAGCATGCTCGAAACTGGAGGATGGGTTACACTTTACTCGGACATATCCGAGCAAAAGGCGGCAGCGCAGCTGCTAGAGCGCCTTGCCACTCGCGATAGCCTAACTGACCTTGCCAATCGACGGGTGTTCGATCGCACCTTAGAGACCGTCTTCGACACAGCCAAAAAGACAGCTGAAAACTTGTCGCTGATGATGATTGACGTCGATCATTTCAAGACATTCAATGACACCTATGGGCATCCCGCAGGCGACAAAGCGCTCCAACGGATTTCGGCAGTGCTTCAGGCTTCATGTCGCGCTGGGCTTGATCTGGTGGCGCGCTACGGTGGCGAGGAATTCGCGGTAATTTTGCCAGGCGCATCCTTGGAAGAGTGTTCGGCGATTGCCGAACGCATGATCGTGGCTGTTCGGGACTTGCACATTCCCCACGCTGCGAGCCCCAGCTTTGAGATCAGGGTATCGATAGGCGTTGCCGAAATGCGTGACGACATGGTCAACAGTCGAGAGCTGGTAGAACGCTGCGATCAGGCCTTATATGAGGCGAAATCCGCCGGGCGCGATACTGTGAGGTCATGGGCAGGTGCGCAACTCTCGGACCGCCAGTCACGCCGAGTGTCAGCCTGA
- a CDS encoding PAS domain-containing protein, with amino-acid sequence MISLALTICSLIRDRLTSDLTLFRRVANGILFGSTASLLMFMPGELLEGFRFDLRIVPLAVVGLISGPVGAVTAALVASAVRIWLGGAGVFIGVTGIILASLVAALGATLVARGHRSVLSVLVFSLVNAAVALIILALLPPNIRAHLVDQYAHYLLLGLNFLGTAISTFYVRVDTIRRENARLNELHRQIVSALPDALNVKDLSGRFLIANNATAQLMGARSTSEMIGKTDFDYYSREDATVFLSDEQQFIANPKPTSLEQQFERAGETVWLHTIKAPYFDDDGQLRGIVSHTADVSAQKLLQAELESTRVLLQTATNEMADGLAMFDGDGRLVMWNRHYLSIFPYVDERTCRGRTLGELLTAGVLSGDINPG; translated from the coding sequence GTGATCAGCCTTGCATTGACAATTTGCTCTCTGATCAGAGATCGACTGACGAGTGATCTCACATTGTTTCGTCGAGTGGCCAATGGGATTTTATTCGGGAGTACCGCTTCACTTTTGATGTTCATGCCGGGTGAACTGCTGGAAGGCTTCCGCTTTGACTTGCGCATCGTCCCCCTCGCCGTGGTCGGCTTGATCTCTGGGCCGGTCGGCGCTGTGACCGCAGCCTTGGTAGCCAGCGCCGTTCGCATCTGGCTGGGAGGCGCCGGCGTGTTTATCGGCGTGACCGGAATTATCCTCGCATCGCTCGTTGCTGCGCTCGGTGCAACGCTTGTGGCGCGAGGGCATCGCAGCGTGTTGAGCGTGCTCGTGTTCAGTCTGGTAAATGCAGCGGTCGCCCTGATCATTTTGGCGCTGCTACCCCCTAACATTCGTGCACACCTCGTAGACCAGTATGCCCATTATCTCTTGCTTGGGCTGAATTTCCTTGGCACTGCGATATCCACTTTCTATGTTCGGGTAGACACCATTCGCAGGGAGAACGCTCGCCTTAACGAGCTCCACAGGCAGATTGTCAGCGCCCTACCTGATGCTCTGAACGTAAAAGATCTCAGCGGTCGGTTCTTGATCGCCAACAATGCGACCGCGCAATTGATGGGTGCCCGATCAACCTCCGAAATGATCGGCAAAACAGATTTCGATTATTACAGTCGGGAAGATGCGACTGTATTTTTGTCTGACGAGCAGCAGTTTATCGCCAATCCGAAGCCCACTTCTCTGGAGCAACAGTTTGAGCGCGCCGGGGAAACGGTGTGGCTTCACACCATTAAGGCTCCATACTTCGATGACGATGGGCAGCTCCGTGGCATTGTCAGTCACACGGCAGACGTAAGTGCTCAGAAGTTGCTTCAGGCAGAACTTGAATCCACCCGGGTTCTTTTGCAAACGGCAACCAACGAGATGGCGGACGGGTTAGCAATGTTTGATGGGGACGGGCGGCTTGTCATGTGGAACCGCCACTATCTCTCGATCTTCCCATATGTGGATGAGCGCACTTGCCGAGGGCGTACGCTCGGAGAACTTTTAACCGCAGGTGTGCTCAGTGGCGATATAAATCCCGGATGA
- a CDS encoding diguanylate cyclase, translating into MTETWRVLAGNLAAVALIVSAWTHLSYRLYRLSHKWRCFGLGLSLGLAAIASMLLAVQFDVGVIFDLRQAIILSAAVFGGPGPALIASVMAAGFRAYLGGAGAIPGLTAIAVVYFAGCAVWWIAGRKPVVNLGPIIGASLLSAILSIAVLALLPWSRFLRAVGEVGLPIMVLHFASTAAIGLFIAYFRRFTLERDILRAALTQAPDYHYVKDLEHKIVVANLNVARHHGRTRSSEMVGLTDFDLAPRERAEQLVASEAEVLQTGVSLDDFEELLVEDGKGPRWYSTSKVPLRNRQGDLIGLAGVTVDITEKKLLEQELQASRDLMAQAMAEMSDGLAMFGPDGKVVFCNENYRKLFPKSAYARREGAHITEIVRATVRNGERKDLPVDLDEDSIQAAAVTLFVNKDETVPLTDGRWLSLRTRVTEDRHVLALVSDITAIKEAEVSLKNFAERMKGLAETDALTGLANRRSLDEALQREFEAAKRTGRPLSLLLIDVDRFKAYNDQYGHLAGDACLQAVAAAIASAARRSSDLAARFGGEEFAIILPDTDADSALAIAEKVRVSIRDLGMLHEGSEHSVVTASIGATVLTATSKVSGAVELVARADLALYQAKDAGRDRVGLQRIADERVKRQAG; encoded by the coding sequence ATGACTGAGACATGGAGAGTTCTGGCGGGCAATCTCGCAGCTGTCGCGCTCATCGTATCAGCATGGACACATCTCTCATACCGGCTGTATCGGTTATCGCACAAATGGCGTTGTTTCGGGCTTGGGCTCTCTCTAGGGTTGGCGGCGATCGCTTCCATGCTTTTGGCGGTTCAGTTCGACGTGGGCGTGATCTTTGATCTTCGCCAGGCGATTATCTTGTCGGCAGCTGTATTCGGTGGACCGGGTCCCGCGTTGATCGCTTCGGTTATGGCCGCAGGATTTCGCGCTTATCTTGGGGGCGCGGGGGCGATACCAGGACTGACTGCCATTGCAGTTGTATATTTCGCTGGGTGCGCCGTGTGGTGGATTGCAGGCAGGAAGCCTGTGGTCAATCTTGGCCCAATTATTGGCGCGTCTCTGTTGTCCGCAATCTTGTCAATCGCTGTTCTCGCTTTGTTGCCGTGGTCAAGGTTTCTGCGAGCGGTCGGCGAGGTCGGATTGCCGATTATGGTGCTTCACTTCGCCAGTACAGCTGCGATTGGTCTCTTCATTGCGTATTTTCGACGGTTCACCCTCGAACGCGACATCTTGCGTGCTGCTCTCACGCAGGCGCCTGACTATCACTATGTCAAGGATCTTGAGCACAAGATCGTTGTCGCCAACCTGAATGTCGCGCGGCATCATGGTCGGACGAGGTCATCAGAGATGGTCGGTCTGACTGATTTTGACCTGGCGCCGCGGGAGCGTGCCGAGCAGCTCGTGGCAAGTGAAGCAGAGGTTCTGCAGACCGGCGTCTCCTTGGACGACTTCGAAGAGCTTCTTGTTGAAGACGGGAAGGGGCCGCGCTGGTACTCGACGTCCAAGGTGCCATTGCGGAACCGCCAGGGCGATCTCATTGGACTGGCCGGGGTAACCGTCGACATCACCGAGAAGAAGCTATTGGAGCAAGAGCTTCAAGCCAGCCGGGACCTTATGGCTCAGGCTATGGCAGAAATGTCCGACGGGCTGGCGATGTTTGGTCCAGACGGCAAGGTCGTGTTTTGTAACGAAAACTACCGCAAACTTTTTCCGAAATCGGCATACGCGCGCCGCGAGGGAGCTCATATCACCGAAATCGTCAGAGCGACTGTCCGCAACGGCGAGCGCAAGGACCTGCCGGTTGACCTTGATGAAGACAGTATCCAGGCAGCTGCCGTGACGTTGTTCGTCAACAAGGACGAGACGGTTCCACTCACCGATGGTCGTTGGCTATCACTGAGAACCCGGGTAACAGAAGATCGACACGTATTGGCTCTTGTTTCCGACATCACCGCGATCAAGGAGGCGGAGGTCTCACTTAAAAATTTCGCTGAGCGTATGAAAGGTTTGGCCGAAACTGACGCTCTGACAGGACTGGCCAACCGTCGTTCTCTTGACGAAGCGCTACAGCGAGAGTTTGAAGCGGCCAAACGGACCGGCCGGCCTTTATCTCTGCTTCTGATCGATGTCGACAGGTTCAAGGCTTACAACGATCAGTACGGACATCTTGCAGGTGATGCGTGTCTGCAGGCGGTTGCCGCGGCAATTGCGTCGGCTGCACGTCGATCAAGTGATCTCGCAGCTCGCTTTGGTGGAGAGGAGTTTGCTATCATCTTGCCGGATACGGATGCAGACTCCGCCCTCGCGATTGCCGAAAAGGTGCGCGTGTCAATTCGAGACTTAGGAATGCTTCACGAGGGGAGCGAACATTCGGTCGTTACAGCAAGTATTGGAGCGACGGTGTTGACTGCGACCTCGAAAGTCAGCGGGGCGGTTGAGCTGGTAGCGCGCGCAGACCTTGCGCTTTACCAGGCGAAAGATGCCGGCCGCGACCGTGTTGGTCTACAAAGGATTGCCGACGAGCGTGTCAAGAGGCAAGCGGGGTAG
- a CDS encoding cold-shock protein: MATGTVKFFAQDKGFGFITPDDGGQDVFVHISAVGFGEALKDGQKVRYEVGQDRKTGKSKAENVSVI, from the coding sequence ATGGCGACCGGAACTGTCAAATTTTTTGCTCAAGATAAGGGCTTCGGCTTCATCACCCCTGATGACGGCGGTCAGGATGTCTTTGTACATATCTCCGCTGTAGGCTTTGGTGAAGCCCTCAAGGATGGCCAGAAGGTTCGCTACGAAGTGGGCCAGGACCGCAAGACTGGCAAGTCCAAGGCAGAAAACGTCTCGGTCATCTGA
- the repC gene encoding plasmid replication protein RepC produces the protein MHPENVTTPFGRRPVVLALVKRQLQTSDTKPYRPVEKWKVFRDACEARERLGLQDRALAVLDALLTFYPQNELDGDSGLVVFPSNAQLSVRAHGITGTTLRRHLAALVEAGLIQRKDSPNGKRYAHRDKSGDIEQAFGFDLSPLLARAAELAGLAQEVAAERLQFRRAKEALTICRRDVRKLISAAMEEGADGDWEAIEDMYVGIVSRLPRNPDRHQVEAILDEMQLLRTEILNLLENQLDSHNMDGNVVQNGCHIQNSKPESIHELEPSSGKEQGGAVELEVAPKEVAQPLAKPEKMKAFPLSMVLKACPQILDYGPGGTISHWRELMGAAVVVRSMLGVSPSAYQEACEVMGPENAAVAMAAILERVGHINSAGGYLRDLTRRARVGEFGLGPMLMSLMRANANGDRKTG, from the coding sequence ATGCATCCCGAAAATGTAACGACGCCCTTTGGGCGGCGGCCGGTCGTGCTTGCCCTTGTAAAGAGGCAGCTCCAGACGTCCGATACAAAACCATACCGCCCGGTCGAAAAATGGAAGGTGTTTCGCGACGCCTGTGAGGCCCGTGAACGCCTCGGCCTTCAGGACAGGGCGCTGGCTGTGCTTGATGCGCTTTTGACTTTTTATCCGCAGAACGAGCTCGACGGCGATAGTGGATTGGTGGTCTTTCCGTCCAATGCCCAGCTGTCTGTCCGAGCCCACGGCATTACCGGAACGACCTTGCGGCGGCATTTGGCTGCCCTGGTCGAAGCCGGGCTCATCCAGCGAAAGGATAGTCCGAACGGAAAGCGTTACGCTCACCGGGACAAGAGTGGCGATATCGAGCAAGCCTTTGGGTTCGATCTTTCTCCACTTTTGGCTCGTGCTGCGGAACTTGCAGGCCTGGCACAGGAAGTCGCTGCCGAACGCCTGCAGTTCAGGCGAGCCAAAGAGGCCCTGACTATCTGCCGGCGCGATGTGCGCAAGCTGATCTCCGCCGCGATGGAGGAGGGGGCTGACGGCGACTGGGAAGCCATCGAAGACATGTATGTCGGCATTGTCAGCCGACTTCCCCGCAATCCTGATCGTCACCAGGTGGAGGCAATCCTCGACGAGATGCAGCTTTTGCGCACCGAAATCCTCAACCTTCTGGAAAATCAGCTAGATTCTCACAATATGGACGGCAATGTTGTTCAAAATGGCTGCCACATACAGAATTCAAAACCCGAATCCATCCATGAACTTGAACCTAGCTCTGGAAAAGAGCAGGGCGGAGCCGTCGAGCTGGAAGTAGCACCCAAAGAGGTTGCTCAGCCGTTGGCAAAGCCGGAAAAGATGAAGGCGTTCCCGCTGTCGATGGTCCTGAAAGCCTGCCCGCAGATTTTGGACTACGGGCCCGGGGGCACGATCTCCCATTGGCGCGAGCTGATGGGGGCCGCGGTGGTGGTTCGATCGATGCTTGGCGTCAGCCCGTCGGCTTACCAGGAAGCTTGCGAGGTGATGGGTCCTGAGAACGCCGCAGTTGCGATGGCTGCAATCCTGGAGAGGGTAGGGCATATCAACTCGGCAGGTGGATATCTCCGCGATCTCACGCGCCGAGCGAGGGTAGGGGAGTTCGGGCTCGGACCAATGCTGATGTCGCTGATGCGCGCCAATGCGAACGGAGATCGGAAAACGGGGTGA
- the repB gene encoding plasmid partitioning protein RepB: MSRKDSIDNLFMKKPVVTASSPARSPDRVRTGAISAMGSSLHEMAENAKQVTKLQQQLAEGEPVVSLDPSAIDNSKITDRIQLEVDPDFEALVASIAEHGQQVPILVRPNPETAGRFQIAYGRRRLRAAEQLGRPVRAIVKSLSDSQLYIAQGRENLDRKDLSFIEKAFFARNLEDGGCDRATIISALVTDKADVSRYIAVARRLPDSVVNLIGPAPKAGRARWMALAEHLANPSMVEAAQQILRGYVEQRLDSDARLSGLLRELSGHPKVSKKRSESTDVWRTPTGKRAVSIEASDGKTSIVFEEKAVPAFAKFVSARLDELYEQFQKQNREGD; the protein is encoded by the coding sequence ATGAGCCGCAAGGATTCCATCGACAACCTCTTCATGAAAAAGCCGGTCGTCACCGCATCGTCACCGGCCAGGTCTCCTGATCGGGTGCGCACTGGTGCAATATCGGCGATGGGGTCCTCACTCCATGAAATGGCGGAAAATGCCAAGCAAGTAACCAAGCTGCAGCAACAATTGGCCGAAGGTGAACCGGTCGTTTCCCTCGACCCGTCTGCGATCGATAACTCAAAGATAACTGATCGCATACAGCTCGAGGTCGACCCCGATTTTGAGGCGCTGGTAGCAAGTATTGCTGAACATGGGCAGCAGGTGCCGATCCTTGTTCGTCCAAATCCTGAAACTGCGGGGAGGTTTCAGATTGCATATGGACGACGCCGTTTGAGAGCTGCCGAACAGCTCGGGCGACCTGTCCGAGCAATTGTTAAAAGTCTTTCTGACAGCCAACTCTACATTGCCCAAGGCCGGGAAAATCTGGATCGGAAAGATCTATCCTTTATCGAAAAGGCCTTTTTTGCACGAAATCTGGAGGACGGTGGGTGCGACCGCGCCACTATTATTTCTGCTCTCGTTACGGATAAAGCGGATGTGAGCAGATACATTGCGGTGGCCCGACGATTGCCGGACAGTGTCGTAAACTTGATTGGCCCCGCGCCCAAGGCGGGACGCGCCAGATGGATGGCTCTGGCCGAACATCTTGCAAATCCATCAATGGTCGAAGCGGCCCAGCAGATTCTAAGAGGATATGTTGAACAGCGGCTAGACAGCGATGCGCGTCTTAGTGGCTTGCTGCGTGAGTTGTCCGGGCACCCCAAGGTAAGCAAAAAGAGATCTGAGTCGACGGACGTTTGGAGAACTCCGACGGGTAAGCGCGCAGTGAGCATCGAAGCGAGCGATGGCAAGACGTCCATCGTTTTCGAAGAAAAGGCTGTTCCAGCGTTCGCCAAGTTTGTGTCAGCGAGACTGGATGAGCTTTACGAACAATTTCAAAAACAGAATCGCGAGGGGGATTGA